Proteins found in one Stigmatella erecta genomic segment:
- a CDS encoding SWIM zinc finger family protein, producing MTPATPRHPVELRYATTSDVDTRPEASRVLLALEGSRGTVGVRGKVREPALFRDALAATLGILASDLRYRGRDRTAYLAYLMKQGKRATAQIWEAQKAFLDASLQTEEQKDTVLDPVLTVDPDQVSLEVFSRDESAYARLAFDSALFEGREAAHGSTFLDVPKDLMAKVDRLRTYVPLSLEAHVALPAQEARAPRNVEVPHAWLRGFLQVQSAATLPASTCTLAPIDLYNLLFALRTRKAKTAPRALRFELIPGAAPRLIIEPWELVLECHASVYTGTVPAVVRTFGRQRLAALARLLPHAQNIRVRLLGPGLPVFWAVDLGQATLTLALTGWTESGWSSAAAFDALMPRAVPDGLPERLRQRLRTEGPLSFETLAAQAGAPKDAVRAALQLECLRGRILYDIAQETYRPRELMPTPVDEATLRYGNEREARAHRLLGDGGPGAGEVKVTKVHEVVGEGTRIQGEVVDREAVRSFFPSFTLDLEGRVKEASCGCPHFRRSGLREGPCEHMLALRLAQTRQRAEQEALRQTPEGRQRITAETRAYVRREPSGQEQVYRVSLDGKVVAVEWGPRQGASRQQKLWFDTDAEARTAYFSRLEALAAEGYIDAAASMM from the coding sequence ATGACGCCCGCCACCCCCCGCCACCCCGTCGAGCTGCGCTACGCCACCACGAGTGACGTGGACACCCGCCCGGAGGCCTCGCGCGTGCTGCTGGCCCTGGAGGGCTCGCGCGGCACCGTGGGCGTGCGCGGCAAGGTCCGCGAGCCCGCCCTCTTCCGGGATGCGCTGGCCGCCACCCTGGGCATCCTCGCCAGCGACTTGCGCTACCGGGGCCGGGACCGCACCGCCTACCTGGCCTACCTGATGAAGCAGGGCAAGCGCGCCACCGCCCAGATCTGGGAGGCGCAGAAGGCCTTCCTGGACGCCTCGCTCCAGACCGAGGAGCAGAAGGACACGGTGCTAGACCCTGTCCTCACGGTGGATCCGGACCAGGTCTCCCTCGAGGTGTTTTCCCGCGACGAGAGCGCCTACGCGCGCCTGGCCTTCGACAGCGCCCTGTTCGAGGGCCGCGAGGCCGCGCACGGCTCCACCTTCCTGGACGTGCCCAAGGACCTGATGGCCAAGGTGGACCGGCTGCGCACCTACGTGCCGCTCTCCCTGGAGGCGCACGTGGCGCTGCCGGCCCAGGAGGCCCGGGCGCCCCGGAACGTGGAGGTCCCCCACGCGTGGCTGCGCGGCTTTCTCCAGGTGCAGTCGGCGGCCACGCTCCCGGCGAGCACCTGCACGCTGGCGCCCATCGACCTGTACAACCTGCTGTTCGCCCTGCGCACCCGGAAGGCCAAGACGGCCCCGCGCGCGCTGCGCTTCGAGCTCATCCCCGGCGCCGCGCCCCGGCTCATCATCGAGCCGTGGGAGCTGGTGCTGGAGTGCCACGCCTCGGTGTACACGGGCACGGTGCCCGCGGTGGTGCGCACCTTCGGCCGGCAGCGCCTGGCGGCCCTGGCCCGGCTGCTGCCCCACGCTCAGAACATCCGGGTGCGGCTCCTGGGCCCGGGGCTGCCCGTGTTCTGGGCGGTGGACCTCGGGCAGGCCACGCTGACGCTGGCCCTCACCGGGTGGACGGAGAGCGGCTGGTCCAGCGCCGCCGCCTTCGACGCGCTGATGCCGCGCGCGGTGCCGGACGGGCTGCCGGAACGGCTGCGCCAGCGGCTGCGCACCGAGGGCCCCCTGTCCTTCGAGACGCTCGCGGCGCAGGCCGGGGCCCCGAAGGACGCGGTGCGCGCGGCGCTGCAGCTCGAATGCCTCCGGGGGCGCATCCTCTATGACATCGCCCAGGAGACGTACCGGCCGCGCGAGCTGATGCCCACGCCGGTGGACGAGGCCACCCTGCGCTACGGCAACGAGCGCGAGGCCCGGGCGCACCGGCTGCTCGGCGACGGCGGGCCGGGCGCGGGCGAGGTGAAGGTGACGAAGGTCCACGAGGTGGTGGGCGAGGGCACCCGCATCCAGGGCGAGGTGGTGGACCGGGAAGCCGTCCGCAGCTTCTTCCCCTCCTTCACCCTGGACCTGGAGGGGCGCGTGAAGGAGGCCAGCTGCGGCTGCCCCCACTTCCGGCGCTCGGGGCTGCGCGAGGGCCCGTGCGAGCACATGCTGGCGCTGCGGCTGGCCCAGACGCGGCAGCGCGCCGAGCAGGAAGCGCTGCGTCAGACGCCCGAGGGCCGCCAGCGCATCACCGCGGAGACGCGCGCCTACGTGCGGCGCGAGCCCTCTGGCCAGGAGCAGGTGTACCGCGTCTCACTGGATGGGAAAGTGGTGGCGGTGGAGTGGGGTCCCCGCCAGGGCGCCTCGCGCCAGCAAAAACTCTGGTTCGACACGGACGCGGAGGCCCGCACCGCGTATTTCTCGCGCCTGGAGGCCCTGGCCGCCGAGGGATATATCGATGCGGCCGCTTCAATGATGTAG
- a CDS encoding HEAT repeat domain-containing protein, translating to MAQLAIGNFEKVRALAANGRVLLAGGARAASASKLTAYDTTANKVLWSVELPSAVLALALAGERWAAAGADGTVRVGALGDGTLERELPSAHPGGCTALAFGLNGQRLYTVGMDGALRAWALSSGEALQSWQASPQPLRAVAVAPGNATVACAGDDAVVRAFTLASRAQRDMPGHEGPVRALAFTPRDGRLVSAGDDGRIRIWYLAGAVEFEVRGDKDSGHAGPVLALLFPPTPPAEPGQEAKDRFWTAGADGQVKVWRLDERRKPRTLDFGSKPLQALAFAPPANPRQAKTALGHVFTGGDSRHVARVTLAPDGTPSDEQQEYLHGFEVLAEALNEGRPRREAAVREAAALEEPEALSFALQVLASDRDASVRALAASELAAKGRTGARPKLRERLDDEAPSVRAAALAALATLEESPLAAPRAALGSRHADTRVAGLWRLSALAGTSPLVPGLIAGKLADADASVGLAALEALTGASPAGSPEPLRMAFERGPPALRTEVLLRAAWTGQLGSAALQPLVARALDDMDADVRHNAFLLRVMERRALAHALEKLDPDFVRSGLDLGRRLARLPQTPSPQPPDPKPVSNAEAQAARARLPGVGKAGEALTEADLEPLLAAMACRTPDTAALGAQALAYLGDTRALGALLQLSREPQASIRRFAAFALQVLKDPRVRERLVWMLDDEDADVRATAFEAVVALDVETPLASTQAALRSSFEDVRVRGLARLVELGTATRAEEAETLLGNALEDESSKVRDEAFRTLWAWNEKAPQKALDRALAGRFPDLRRRAVEVLSHQSEQAWALDRLKQAVKDRDEGVATAAYEAWVKRVGKPQPEPHLAALDTAHIPLRALAAKEAGEAPAAPLRSPLLKLIQDEAPAVHLQALETLNTLVKDENGPLLAGLLSASLPLQVRAAELLAERRAEDIIEPMRSLITSKDLEQRYPPQFLFPLRARAASALATLGSRRLLSFYTSLLQHEQNDVKEQGARGLATASRRGDEGALLDALGHAMVAVRSWAADGLARLGDVRALPVLTGTLRHEHLPVRLGALLSFAALGASGEGGMLHGLEDAHRDVQERVFAIILARDLRASRRGEPPDLLTSALSSTRAEVRYAAARALELRAEPEAFLAHLVEALMPPRPEKAGDMKEWPAEEERARRMVKLAEALASDVSEQRYAAAQVLNLRHKPVEYFREAQKVAQLHSLDAPWKPETAPRPGPATDKPAKHWLRRLFSNGTVAGKEPAALASAERQHLRRLAFGAYVGLLRQVSSEGDEGHRVRRDAVDRVVKLTQEGVAGQPAAVAALLRALEDPHQLVRKAALAGLQELYPAGSEEPLALALASLAQDVARAALDALATRGETARPRITAALNSPLPEVRRYAFELLERLSPPGSLEPLLAALSSEHADLRVGVIERLAGANDARVTEALGRAMASEHEDLRMRAAELLAWRKDDRAVEVLSTFLRSENAGAAARALTALTRLATPAAVAALAGRLRAAPGPDERTALVKALGRTLLPEAVEVLAQQVLDDEAPSVRLACLTAALEVADRNVKPNAQGTRDMNLRDMALAVRFLRAAARSADVAVRQAVPRELVPGAGVGQDALLLSLFPDRDVAVRREAVAHYSARVVHQGAKVEPIEEVLRAGARELMLPAAEAVAAKGLPSALRPLLLYARAGEPGERERALLALGSLGDARALAELETVAGGGTPEAPAEPTMVVAAVEGLGRLAAKLPEGEDRKRIEEKVEAAALEAGSLEQQQAGVRGLRFIGGERSRAKLEALLTDDTTGLPVRLTAATELGTLGAPEAESTLAQVLEAPEPPLRLEARKALDVLFPKDRVRVEFLAVTSRFPDISQPAATYLADEAEPAQLVPHLATLRNEALRQRIRRGIARRGGLPVPALATLLAHAEPQAREEAAQVIGTWTGEPRAPLPPATLATLHEALAAAERRTATEWAAAPSGKRPPLASAWQRLLWAGARLGTATLATGAHAVLKGGEAAAPAEVRQEAARALGVLGTAEGAPAKERASAAEALRTALTDADARVRSAAAASLARLAPERTDWALAVKPFDPVAVGPLAAGLRAPEPLSTSEGRRAALPALLAAHQWEPLRPLATGSGTAQVKQDALAALGRMGDEAATELLKGLAFDKAQPEALRKAAWRAHQRARRALARTRKEGAPS from the coding sequence ATGGCCCAGCTCGCCATCGGCAATTTCGAGAAGGTACGGGCACTGGCGGCCAACGGCCGGGTGCTCCTCGCCGGGGGCGCTCGCGCGGCCTCCGCCAGCAAGCTCACCGCGTACGACACCACCGCCAACAAGGTGCTGTGGAGCGTGGAGCTGCCCTCCGCGGTGCTCGCCCTGGCGCTGGCCGGGGAACGCTGGGCCGCCGCCGGCGCGGACGGCACCGTGCGCGTGGGCGCCCTGGGCGACGGCACGCTGGAGCGGGAGCTGCCCTCGGCCCACCCCGGCGGCTGCACGGCGCTCGCCTTTGGCCTCAATGGCCAGCGGCTCTACACCGTGGGCATGGATGGCGCCCTGCGCGCCTGGGCCCTGAGCTCCGGCGAGGCGCTCCAATCGTGGCAAGCCTCCCCCCAGCCCCTGCGCGCCGTCGCCGTGGCCCCGGGCAACGCCACCGTCGCCTGCGCGGGCGATGACGCCGTCGTCCGCGCCTTCACCCTCGCCTCCCGCGCCCAGCGCGACATGCCCGGCCACGAGGGCCCCGTGCGCGCCCTGGCCTTCACCCCGCGCGATGGGCGGCTCGTGTCCGCCGGGGACGATGGCCGCATCCGCATCTGGTACCTCGCCGGCGCCGTGGAGTTCGAGGTGCGCGGCGACAAGGACTCCGGCCACGCTGGGCCCGTGCTCGCCCTGCTCTTCCCGCCCACGCCCCCAGCCGAGCCCGGCCAGGAGGCCAAGGACCGCTTCTGGACCGCCGGGGCCGACGGGCAGGTGAAGGTGTGGCGCCTGGACGAGCGCCGCAAACCCCGCACGCTCGACTTCGGGAGCAAGCCGCTGCAGGCGCTCGCCTTCGCGCCCCCCGCCAACCCCCGCCAGGCGAAAACGGCCCTCGGCCACGTCTTCACCGGCGGGGACTCGCGCCACGTGGCCCGCGTCACCCTCGCCCCCGATGGCACGCCCTCGGACGAGCAGCAGGAGTACCTCCACGGCTTCGAGGTGCTCGCCGAGGCCCTGAACGAGGGCCGCCCCCGCCGCGAGGCCGCCGTCCGCGAGGCCGCCGCGCTGGAGGAGCCCGAGGCGCTGAGCTTCGCGCTCCAGGTGCTCGCCTCGGACCGGGACGCCTCGGTGCGCGCCCTGGCCGCCTCCGAGCTGGCCGCGAAGGGCCGGACCGGCGCCCGCCCCAAGCTGCGCGAGCGGCTCGATGACGAGGCCCCCTCCGTGCGCGCCGCCGCGCTGGCGGCCCTCGCCACCCTGGAGGAGTCCCCCCTGGCCGCCCCGCGCGCGGCGCTCGGCTCGCGCCACGCGGACACGCGCGTGGCGGGCCTGTGGCGGCTCTCCGCCCTGGCGGGCACCTCCCCCCTGGTGCCCGGCCTCATCGCCGGGAAGCTGGCGGACGCGGACGCCTCCGTGGGGCTCGCCGCGCTGGAGGCCCTCACCGGGGCCTCCCCCGCGGGCAGCCCCGAGCCCCTGCGGATGGCCTTCGAGCGGGGCCCTCCGGCGCTCCGGACGGAGGTGCTGCTGCGCGCCGCGTGGACCGGGCAGCTCGGCTCCGCCGCGCTCCAGCCCCTGGTGGCCCGCGCCCTGGACGACATGGACGCGGACGTGCGCCACAACGCCTTCCTCCTGAGGGTGATGGAGCGCCGCGCCCTGGCCCACGCGCTGGAGAAGCTGGATCCGGACTTCGTCCGCTCGGGGCTCGACCTGGGCCGCCGGCTGGCCCGCCTGCCCCAGACGCCCTCGCCCCAGCCTCCGGACCCCAAGCCCGTCTCCAACGCCGAGGCCCAGGCGGCCCGGGCGCGGCTTCCCGGCGTGGGCAAGGCGGGCGAGGCCCTCACCGAGGCGGACCTGGAGCCGCTGCTGGCCGCCATGGCCTGCCGCACCCCGGACACCGCGGCACTCGGGGCGCAGGCGCTCGCCTACCTCGGGGACACGCGCGCGCTGGGGGCCCTGCTCCAGCTCTCCCGCGAGCCCCAGGCCTCCATCCGCCGGTTCGCCGCCTTCGCGCTCCAGGTGCTGAAGGACCCCCGGGTCCGCGAGCGGCTCGTGTGGATGCTCGACGACGAGGACGCGGACGTGCGCGCCACCGCCTTCGAGGCCGTGGTGGCCCTGGACGTGGAGACGCCCCTGGCCAGCACGCAGGCCGCGCTGCGCTCCTCCTTCGAGGACGTGCGCGTGCGCGGCCTCGCCCGGCTGGTGGAGCTGGGCACCGCCACGCGCGCCGAAGAGGCCGAGACGCTGCTGGGCAACGCGCTGGAGGATGAGTCCAGCAAGGTGCGGGACGAGGCGTTCCGCACCCTCTGGGCCTGGAACGAGAAGGCCCCGCAGAAGGCCCTGGACCGGGCCCTGGCCGGGCGCTTCCCGGACCTGCGCCGGCGCGCCGTGGAGGTGCTCTCGCACCAGAGCGAGCAGGCCTGGGCGCTCGACCGGCTGAAGCAGGCGGTGAAGGACCGGGACGAGGGCGTGGCCACCGCCGCCTACGAGGCGTGGGTGAAGCGCGTGGGCAAGCCCCAGCCCGAGCCTCACCTCGCCGCGCTCGACACCGCCCACATCCCGCTGCGTGCCCTCGCGGCGAAGGAGGCCGGAGAGGCCCCCGCCGCGCCCCTGCGCTCCCCGCTGCTCAAGCTCATCCAGGACGAGGCGCCCGCCGTCCACCTCCAGGCCCTGGAGACGCTGAACACGCTCGTGAAGGACGAGAACGGGCCGCTGCTCGCGGGGCTCCTCTCGGCGTCGCTGCCCTTGCAGGTCCGCGCCGCGGAGCTGCTCGCCGAGCGGCGCGCCGAGGACATCATCGAGCCCATGCGCTCGCTCATCACCAGCAAGGATCTGGAGCAACGCTACCCGCCCCAGTTCCTCTTCCCGCTGCGCGCCCGCGCCGCGAGCGCCCTGGCCACGCTGGGCTCGCGCCGGCTCCTCTCCTTCTATACGTCCCTGCTCCAGCACGAGCAGAACGACGTGAAGGAGCAGGGCGCCCGGGGCCTCGCCACCGCCAGCCGCCGGGGAGACGAGGGCGCGCTGCTGGACGCGCTGGGCCACGCGATGGTGGCGGTGCGCTCCTGGGCCGCCGACGGCCTCGCGCGCCTCGGGGACGTGCGTGCCCTGCCCGTGCTCACCGGCACGCTGCGCCACGAGCACCTGCCCGTGCGGCTGGGGGCGCTGCTCTCCTTCGCCGCGCTGGGGGCCTCGGGCGAGGGCGGCATGCTCCACGGCCTGGAGGATGCCCACCGGGACGTGCAGGAGCGGGTGTTCGCCATCATCCTCGCCCGGGACTTGCGCGCCTCGCGCCGGGGCGAGCCACCGGACCTGCTCACCAGCGCCCTGTCCAGCACGCGGGCCGAGGTGCGCTATGCCGCCGCGCGCGCGCTGGAGCTGCGCGCCGAGCCCGAGGCGTTCCTCGCCCACCTCGTGGAGGCGCTGATGCCGCCCCGGCCAGAGAAGGCCGGGGACATGAAGGAGTGGCCCGCCGAGGAGGAGCGCGCCCGGCGCATGGTGAAGCTCGCCGAGGCGCTCGCCAGCGACGTCTCCGAGCAGCGCTACGCGGCCGCGCAGGTGCTCAACCTCCGCCACAAGCCCGTGGAGTACTTCCGCGAGGCCCAGAAGGTGGCCCAGCTGCACTCGCTGGATGCGCCCTGGAAGCCGGAGACGGCGCCCCGCCCCGGGCCCGCCACGGACAAGCCCGCGAAGCACTGGCTGCGCCGCCTCTTCTCCAACGGCACGGTGGCCGGCAAGGAGCCCGCCGCGCTCGCCTCCGCGGAGCGGCAGCACCTGCGCCGGCTCGCCTTCGGGGCCTACGTGGGCCTGCTGCGCCAGGTGTCCTCCGAGGGCGACGAGGGCCACCGCGTGCGGCGGGATGCCGTGGACCGCGTGGTGAAGCTCACCCAGGAGGGCGTCGCGGGCCAGCCCGCCGCCGTGGCCGCGCTGCTGCGCGCCCTGGAGGACCCGCACCAGCTCGTGCGCAAGGCGGCGCTCGCGGGGCTCCAGGAGCTGTACCCCGCGGGCTCCGAGGAGCCGCTGGCGCTCGCCCTGGCCTCGCTCGCCCAGGACGTGGCCCGGGCCGCGCTGGATGCCCTGGCCACGCGCGGGGAGACGGCCCGGCCGCGCATCACCGCCGCGCTCAACTCGCCGCTGCCCGAGGTGCGCCGGTACGCCTTCGAGCTGCTGGAGCGGCTGAGCCCCCCGGGCAGCCTGGAGCCCCTGCTGGCCGCGCTCTCCAGCGAGCACGCGGATCTGCGCGTGGGGGTCATCGAGCGGCTGGCCGGGGCCAACGATGCCCGCGTCACCGAGGCGCTGGGCCGCGCCATGGCCAGCGAGCACGAGGACCTGCGCATGCGCGCCGCCGAGCTGCTCGCCTGGCGCAAGGATGACCGGGCCGTGGAGGTGCTGAGCACCTTCCTGCGCTCGGAGAACGCGGGCGCCGCGGCGCGGGCCCTGACGGCGCTCACGCGGCTCGCCACCCCGGCCGCCGTGGCCGCCCTCGCCGGCCGGCTTCGCGCCGCGCCGGGCCCGGACGAGCGGACCGCGCTCGTGAAGGCCCTGGGGCGCACCCTCCTTCCGGAGGCGGTGGAGGTGCTGGCCCAGCAGGTGCTGGACGACGAGGCCCCCAGCGTGCGGCTGGCCTGCCTCACCGCCGCCCTGGAGGTGGCGGACCGGAACGTGAAGCCCAATGCCCAGGGCACGCGCGATATGAACCTGCGGGACATGGCGCTGGCGGTGCGCTTCCTGCGCGCCGCGGCCCGCTCGGCGGATGTGGCCGTGCGCCAGGCGGTTCCCCGGGAGCTGGTGCCCGGGGCCGGCGTGGGCCAGGACGCGCTGCTCCTGAGCCTCTTTCCGGACCGGGACGTGGCGGTGCGCCGCGAGGCGGTGGCGCACTACTCCGCGCGCGTCGTGCACCAGGGCGCGAAGGTGGAGCCCATCGAGGAGGTGCTGCGCGCCGGGGCCCGCGAGCTGATGCTGCCCGCGGCCGAGGCCGTCGCCGCCAAGGGGCTGCCCAGCGCGCTGCGCCCCCTGCTGCTGTACGCGCGGGCCGGCGAGCCGGGGGAGCGCGAGCGCGCCCTGCTGGCGCTCGGCAGCCTGGGGGATGCGCGCGCCCTGGCCGAGCTGGAGACGGTGGCCGGCGGCGGCACCCCGGAGGCCCCCGCCGAGCCCACCATGGTGGTGGCCGCCGTGGAGGGCCTGGGCCGGCTCGCCGCGAAGCTGCCCGAGGGCGAGGACCGCAAGCGCATCGAGGAGAAGGTGGAGGCCGCCGCGCTGGAGGCGGGCAGCCTCGAGCAGCAACAGGCGGGCGTGCGCGGCCTGCGCTTCATCGGCGGCGAGCGCTCGCGGGCGAAGCTGGAGGCCCTGCTCACCGATGACACCACGGGGCTGCCGGTGCGCCTCACCGCCGCCACCGAGCTGGGCACGCTGGGGGCGCCCGAGGCCGAGTCCACCCTGGCCCAGGTGCTGGAGGCCCCCGAGCCCCCGCTGCGGCTCGAGGCCCGCAAGGCGCTCGATGTCCTCTTCCCGAAGGACCGGGTGCGGGTGGAGTTCCTCGCGGTGACGAGCCGCTTTCCGGACATCTCCCAGCCCGCCGCCACGTACCTGGCGGACGAGGCCGAGCCCGCCCAGCTCGTGCCCCACCTGGCCACGCTGAGGAACGAGGCGCTGCGGCAGCGCATCCGCCGGGGCATCGCCCGGCGCGGCGGCCTGCCCGTGCCGGCGCTGGCCACGCTGCTCGCCCACGCGGAGCCCCAGGCCCGCGAGGAGGCCGCCCAGGTCATCGGCACGTGGACCGGCGAGCCCCGCGCCCCCCTGCCCCCGGCCACCCTGGCCACCCTGCACGAGGCGCTGGCCGCGGCCGAGCGGCGCACCGCCACCGAGTGGGCCGCGGCCCCCAGCGGGAAACGGCCCCCGCTCGCCAGCGCCTGGCAGCGGCTGCTCTGGGCGGGCGCCCGGCTGGGCACCGCGACGCTGGCCACCGGGGCCCACGCCGTCCTGAAGGGGGGCGAGGCCGCCGCCCCGGCCGAGGTCCGCCAGGAGGCCGCGCGCGCCCTGGGCGTGCTGGGCACGGCGGAGGGAGCTCCCGCGAAGGAGCGCGCCTCGGCCGCCGAGGCCCTGCGCACCGCGCTGACGGATGCCGACGCGCGGGTGCGCTCCGCCGCCGCCGCCTCGCTGGCCCGGCTCGCCCCGGAGCGCACGGACTGGGCGCTGGCGGTGAAGCCGTTCGATCCGGTGGCCGTGGGCCCCCTGGCCGCGGGGCTGCGCGCGCCCGAGCCCCTTTCAACCTCCGAAGGACGGCGGGCCGCGCTGCCCGCGCTGCTCGCGGCCCACCAGTGGGAGCCGCTGCGCCCGCTGGCGACCGGAAGCGGCACCGCGCAGGTGAAGCAAGATGCCCTGGCCGCCCTGGGCCGCATGGGCGATGAAGCCGCCACGGAGCTGCTCAAGGGCCTCGCCTTCGACAAGGCGCAGCCGGAGGCCCTCCGCAAGGCGGCCTGGCGCGCCCACCAACGGGCCCGCCGGGCCCTGGCCCGTACCCGCAAGGAAGGAGCCCCCTCATGA
- a CDS encoding STAS domain-containing protein produces MTFAQSAAERLCESVGAGGDAFHVGLAVREAAVNALQHGNRFDIDSSGIGELVSSYTRVTSRGGKLKLINLPPRVQDVLTITQLITVFEVYDTEADALASFS; encoded by the coding sequence TTGACCTTTGCCCAAAGCGCAGCGGAGCGCCTCTGCGAGAGCGTAGGCGCGGGCGGTGACGCGTTCCATGTTGGGCTGGCCGTGCGCGAGGCGGCCGTCAACGCCCTCCAGCACGGCAACCGGTTCGATATCGATTCCTCGGGAATTGGCGAGCTGGTCAGTTCCTATACCCGCGTCACATCGCGGGGCGGGAAGCTCAAGCTGATCAACCTGCCTCCCAGGGTTCAAGACGTCCTCACCATCACCCAGCTCATCACGGTGTTCGAGGTGTACGACACCGAGGCTGATGCGCTGGCGAGCTTCTCCTGA
- a CDS encoding DUF4214 domain-containing protein has protein sequence MTARIHSRLFHLFAAAMTFMAPLAASADPASTVLSAYENGFGRTPDQGELNYWGGRIADGSANYDTIIAAIKASFPNHQHNQDVAISNAYARGFGRAPEPWERVNWRNGLQGGGLIYNDIINAIKGSFPNHPSAQEFAIYAAYKQGFGRSPFEGEVAGWMNGLQGGTLIYTDIINAIRSSFPNHLENQDIAITAAYFDGFGREPFSHEREGWRNGLQGGGLIYQDIMNAIRSSYPNHPLNQDTAINAAYQKMFWRSPDAGEISYWRGRLNSGSMTFEDMRIEIAHTLSVPQLVEVQLRYSLSTPFNKPYSDHWKRGFTGIDSTNQQILGSTYSFMMALLGRTRDKAYSKTLANGAVACFSAITRFNSPLVTQYLNRQISFEQWQKLTYDFAIKTIAEWMAANPPPGQSWMYTITPNGQTPIVLVNTTGMFGNQTLVPNLADFVRIADIHVNHDLKIAANTAAFESINFVGTANESFFFDMGSIDYDINAMDFYY, from the coding sequence ATGACCGCCCGGATTCACTCGCGTCTTTTTCATTTATTTGCAGCAGCCATGACGTTCATGGCTCCGTTGGCCGCCAGCGCAGACCCAGCGAGCACTGTCCTGAGTGCTTACGAGAATGGTTTTGGCAGAACTCCAGATCAAGGCGAGCTCAATTACTGGGGTGGCCGCATCGCGGACGGGTCTGCGAATTACGACACGATCATCGCTGCGATCAAGGCTTCGTTCCCGAATCACCAGCACAATCAAGACGTGGCGATCTCCAACGCTTACGCTCGCGGCTTTGGACGTGCTCCCGAGCCGTGGGAAAGAGTCAATTGGCGCAATGGTCTTCAAGGCGGCGGCTTGATTTACAACGACATCATCAACGCCATCAAAGGCTCATTCCCGAATCACCCCAGCGCTCAAGAATTCGCGATTTACGCTGCATACAAGCAGGGATTTGGGCGGTCGCCGTTTGAAGGGGAAGTGGCCGGTTGGATGAATGGCCTCCAGGGTGGAACCTTGATTTACACCGACATCATCAATGCGATCCGGTCCAGCTTTCCCAATCACCTAGAGAATCAAGACATCGCCATCACAGCCGCGTACTTCGACGGCTTTGGCCGGGAACCCTTTTCTCACGAGCGAGAGGGTTGGAGAAACGGGTTGCAGGGCGGAGGACTGATCTACCAGGACATCATGAACGCGATCCGGTCCAGCTATCCGAACCATCCGCTGAACCAGGATACGGCGATCAACGCCGCTTACCAAAAGATGTTCTGGAGATCACCGGACGCAGGCGAAATCTCGTACTGGCGCGGGCGGCTGAATAGTGGCTCGATGACCTTCGAGGATATGCGCATCGAGATTGCACACACGCTCAGCGTACCGCAATTGGTCGAGGTGCAGCTCCGATATTCGTTGTCGACCCCATTCAACAAGCCGTACTCCGATCACTGGAAGAGGGGATTCACCGGAATCGACAGCACGAACCAGCAAATTCTAGGTTCGACTTACTCATTCATGATGGCGCTGCTCGGGCGTACGAGAGACAAGGCTTACTCGAAAACGCTCGCGAACGGTGCGGTCGCGTGTTTCAGTGCGATCACTCGCTTCAATTCGCCACTTGTGACCCAGTATCTCAACCGGCAAATCTCGTTCGAGCAGTGGCAGAAGCTGACTTACGATTTCGCAATCAAAACGATCGCGGAGTGGATGGCGGCCAATCCACCTCCTGGACAATCGTGGATGTATACCATCACGCCCAATGGACAAACGCCGATCGTCCTCGTCAACACAACAGGCATGTTCGGCAATCAAACGCTCGTCCCGAACCTGGCGGACTTTGTCCGCATCGCAGACATTCACGTCAACCATGACTTGAAGATTGCGGCCAATACGGCGGCGTTCGAGTCCATCAACTTCGTTGGGACAGCCAACGAGAGCTTCTTCTTCGACATGGGTTCGATCGATTACGACATCAACGCCATGGACTTCTATTACTGA
- a CDS encoding DUF2019 domain-containing protein, which yields MKAAQVQGLTVDQLVEKYRELSARHGRAIEAGNHKAANRDFGVIVAINKELRSRGIEAHRELFKLLNDPEPGTRCWAATDVLEFAPREGEQVLAELAKVPRSLVGLTAEMTLRQWKAGEYKPG from the coding sequence ATGAAGGCAGCGCAGGTGCAGGGGCTCACCGTGGACCAACTCGTGGAGAAGTACCGGGAGCTATCTGCAAGGCACGGGCGTGCAATCGAGGCGGGCAATCACAAGGCTGCCAATCGAGACTTCGGCGTGATTGTGGCAATCAACAAGGAACTCCGGTCACGCGGAATCGAAGCACACCGGGAGTTATTCAAGCTGCTGAATGATCCTGAGCCAGGCACTCGCTGCTGGGCTGCTACGGATGTGCTTGAGTTTGCGCCACGAGAGGGTGAGCAGGTTCTTGCCGAACTTGCAAAGGTGCCGAGGAGCCTGGTGGGGCTCACTGCGGAGATGACACTGCGCCAATGGAAGGCTGGGGAGTACAAGCCTGGGTGA